Proteins encoded together in one Lathyrus oleraceus cultivar Zhongwan6 chromosome 5, CAAS_Psat_ZW6_1.0, whole genome shotgun sequence window:
- the LOC127078329 gene encoding isoleucine N-monooxygenase 1 → MMSYTPSFHSLLLWLVMFFVFMIIKSLRYHLVNMKPKIPKLPPGPKPWPIVGNLPEMLASKSPTEWIHKTMEEFNTDIACIRLGNVHVIPVTCPTIAREFLRKYDADFASRPISMATDFISNGHLTTVLVPLGEQWKKMKKIIANDLFSPLRHQWLQDKRNEEADNLMFYVYNKCNNGELVNVRIATQHYCGNIYRKMFFNTRYFGNGMKDGGPGVEEKEHVDAVFVLLNHVYAFSASDYIPWLRLFDLDGHKGMVKDALKIMNKYHDSLIEERIKQWNDGSKNIEEDLLDVLISLKDVNNNPLLTIKEVKAQIIELMMAMIDNPSNTVEWTLTEMLNQPVLFEKAIEELDNIVGKDRLVQESDIPNLKFLKACAREAFRLHPMFAFNPPHLSTNDTRVGNFLIPKGSHVLLGRTGLGRNPKVWTEPYKFQPERHLKNDGYDISLTEPNLKFISFSTGRRGCPGVKLGTTMTILLLARLLHGFTWNAHPNISKINLVESKGVMFLDEPLTIVAKPRLKIDLYCF, encoded by the exons ATGATGAGTTACACTCCTAGTTTTCATTCGCTACTCCTTTGGCTTGTTATGTTTTTTGTCTTTATGATTATTAAATCCCTAAGATATCACTTGGTGAATATGAAGCCAAAAATACCAAAATTGCCACCAGGTCCCAAACCATGGCCTATTGTTGGCAATCTTCCTGAAATGCTTGCAAGCAAATCTCCAACTGAGTGGATACACAAAACCATGGAAGAATTCAACACTGATATAGCATGTATTCGCCTGGGAAATGTCCATGTTATCCCAGTTACATGTCCAACCATTGCTCGTGAATTCTTGAGAAAATATGATGCTGATTTTGCATCAAGACCAATAAGCATGGCAACTGATTTCATCTCCAATGGACACTTAACCACAGTTCTTGTACCCTTAGGAGAACAGTGGAAAAAGATGAAGAAAATCATTGCTAATGATTTGTTCTCACCACTCAGGCATCAATGGCTTCAAGATAAAAGAAACGAAGAAGCCGATAATCTAATGTTTTATGTGTACAACAAATGCAACAATGGTGAACTTGTGAATGTTAGAATTGCAACACAACATTATTGTGGAAATATTTATAGGAAAATGTTTTTTAATACAAGATACTTTGGAAATGGAATGAAAGATGGAGGGCCTGGTGTTGAAGAAAAAGAACATGTTGATGCTGTTTTTGTTTTGCTTAATCATGTTTATGCTTTCTCTGCGTCCGATTATATTCCATGGTTGAGGTTATTTGATTTAGATGGACATAAAGGCATGGTAAAAGATGCATTGAAGATAATGAACAAGTATCATGATTCTCTTATTGAAGAGAGGATCAAACAATGGAATGATGGATCAAAAAATATTGAAGAGGACTTGCTAGATGTTTTGATTTCATTAAAAGATGTCAACAATAATCCATTATTGACAATTAAGGAAGTCAAAGCTCAAATCATT GAATTGATGATGGCAATGATAGACAATCCATCAAACACAGTTGAATGGACATTGACCGAAATGTTAAATCAACCTGTTCTATTTGAAAAAGCCATAGAAGAATTGGACAATATAGTTGGAAAAGATAGGTTGGTCCAAGAATCAGATATTCCTAATCTCAAATTCTTGAAGGCCTGTGCAAGAGAAGCTTTTCGCCTCCATCCCATGTTTGCTTTCAATCCTCCCCATCTTTCTACGAATGATACAAGAGTTGGAAATTTCTTGATACCAAAAGGTAGTCATGTATTGCTTGGAAGAACTGGTCTTGGAAGAAATCCAAAAGTTTGGACTGAACCTTACAAATTTCAACCAGAACGTCATCTCAAGAATGATGGATATGATATATCTTTGACAGAGCCAAATTTAAAGTTCATATCTTTTAGTACGGGAAGACGTGGTTGTCCTGGTGTCAAACTTGGCACTACAATGACTATTCTTTTATTAGCTAGGTTGCTCCATGGCTTCACTTGGAATGCACATCCCAATATATCAAAAATCAATCTTGTCGAGTCCAAAGGTGTTATGTTTCTTGATGAGCCATTAACAATTGTAGCAAAGCCTCGGTTAAAAATAGATTTGTATTGTTTTTAA